Proteins encoded by one window of Ulvibacter sp. MAR_2010_11:
- a CDS encoding phenylacetate--CoA ligase family protein: MIPEIEKASQEEIKAFQEVKLKELLQYIAINSPYYKRIFKQHAIKPETISGLNDLQKLPVTTKEQLQQFNTEFICVPKSEIVDYVTTSGTMGDPVTFVLTHKDLDRLAYNEAISLACSEITKDDVLQLMTTMDRRFMAGLAYFLGARELKAGIIRVGSGVPELQWDSIQKFNPTYLIAVPSFLLKLIEYAQQHKIDLNKSGVKGAICIGEPIREQDFSYNALAERIVTQWDIKLYATYASTEMSTAFNECKLQRGGHHHPELIIVEILDEFNNPVPEGDTGELVITTLGVEAMPLLRFKTGDMVASHTEACSCGRNTMRLGPVVGRKQHMIKYKGTTLYPPALFNVLSNFKEVENFVFEIYNNELGTDEILVKIGSLNPSDELLKDIKDHFRANLRVTPLIEFHNPNTVETLRFPKLSRKPQLIIDHRIKG; the protein is encoded by the coding sequence ATGATACCCGAAATAGAAAAAGCATCTCAAGAAGAAATTAAGGCGTTTCAGGAAGTAAAACTGAAAGAGCTCCTTCAATACATTGCGATTAATTCTCCCTATTACAAGCGAATTTTTAAACAACATGCCATAAAGCCCGAAACGATTTCTGGGCTGAACGACTTGCAAAAGCTTCCGGTTACTACCAAAGAACAATTACAACAGTTTAACACGGAATTTATATGTGTGCCAAAAAGTGAAATTGTCGATTATGTCACTACTTCTGGTACTATGGGAGATCCGGTTACCTTCGTTTTAACCCATAAGGATCTCGACAGATTGGCCTATAATGAAGCGATAAGTTTGGCTTGTTCGGAAATTACAAAAGACGATGTGTTGCAATTGATGACTACTATGGACCGCCGATTTATGGCGGGCCTTGCCTATTTTTTGGGTGCCAGAGAACTGAAAGCGGGAATAATAAGGGTAGGCTCCGGTGTGCCCGAGTTGCAATGGGATTCTATTCAAAAATTTAATCCCACCTACCTTATCGCGGTACCTTCATTTTTACTGAAATTAATAGAATATGCCCAACAGCACAAAATCGATTTAAATAAGTCGGGTGTAAAAGGGGCTATTTGTATTGGTGAACCCATTCGTGAACAGGATTTTTCATACAATGCCCTTGCCGAACGCATTGTGACTCAATGGGACATCAAATTATATGCAACTTACGCTTCCACCGAAATGAGTACTGCATTCAACGAATGTAAACTCCAAAGGGGAGGACATCATCATCCCGAGTTGATTATAGTTGAGATTTTGGATGAATTTAATAATCCTGTCCCGGAGGGAGATACCGGCGAATTGGTGATTACCACCTTGGGAGTTGAAGCGATGCCATTGCTGCGTTTTAAAACAGGAGATATGGTCGCGTCGCATACCGAAGCCTGTTCCTGTGGTAGAAACACCATGCGTTTGGGGCCGGTTGTTGGCCGAAAGCAACATATGATTAAATATAAAGGAACAACCCTGTATCCGCCGGCACTATTCAATGTACTTTCGAATTTTAAAGAAGTTGAGAATTTCGTTTTTGAAATTTATAACAATGAATTAGGCACCGATGAGATTCTTGTGAAGATAGGCAGTTTAAATCCGTCAGATGAACTCTTAAAAGACATCAAAGATCATTTTCGAGCCAACTTACGTGTCACTCCGTTGATAGAATTTCACAATCCGAATACAGTAGAAACTCTTCGTTTTCCAAAACTAAGCCGAAAACCACAACTTATTATTGACCATCGCATTAAAGGATAA
- the rimP gene encoding ribosome assembly cofactor RimP has protein sequence MMRGQVTPLLEQALAKNKSLFLIDFSISEANHIRVILDGDNGVSVEDCIAVSREIEHNIDREEYDFSLEVMSAGVSEPLTLPRQYKKNVGRTLQVKTKADETIEAQLTAVTDENITLQWKAREPKPVGKGKVTVQKELVLSYSNIVEAKVMITFN, from the coding sequence ATGATGCGGGGGCAGGTAACACCACTTTTAGAACAAGCTTTAGCGAAAAATAAATCGTTGTTTTTAATTGATTTCAGTATCTCTGAAGCGAATCATATTCGCGTGATATTGGATGGTGATAACGGTGTTAGTGTTGAAGATTGTATCGCAGTTAGCAGAGAAATTGAACACAATATAGACAGAGAGGAATACGATTTCTCTCTCGAAGTGATGTCGGCCGGAGTATCGGAGCCTTTAACCTTGCCCAGACAATACAAGAAAAATGTGGGCAGAACGTTACAGGTAAAAACAAAGGCAGACGAAACAATAGAGGCTCAATTAACTGCTGTAACCGATGAGAATATTACACTTCAGTGGAAGGCACGCGAACCCAAACCGGTTGGAAAAGGAAAAGTAACAGTACAAAAAGAACTTGTACTGTCGTATTCAAATATTGTAGAAGCAAAAGTGATGATAACATTTAATTAG
- a CDS encoding universal stress protein: MKRILVPTDFSPQAENALKVAAQMAVQHDSEIYLLHSLEMPLHLTTSGGSGSLPESLYFIKLAEKNFGELFKLPYLKGIKIREAIGHAEIYEDIGEAVEKNKIDLIIMGSHGASGFKEMFIGSNTEKVVRTSKIPVLVIKNKHPNFKIDDFVFATDFSEECRNSFQEAQKFAEAVGARLHMLYINTPSDFRTSAESKEMMSKFVKGAINENLTLNVYNDTSVEKGVLSFAKDISAQLIGMSTHGRKGLSHFFNGSISEDLVNHANMPVITFKIR, from the coding sequence ATGAAACGAATTTTAGTCCCTACGGATTTCTCTCCGCAAGCCGAAAATGCATTAAAAGTAGCCGCGCAAATGGCAGTACAGCACGACAGCGAAATTTATTTATTACACTCTCTGGAAATGCCATTACACCTTACTACATCCGGTGGCTCGGGAAGCTTGCCTGAATCTTTGTACTTTATAAAATTAGCTGAAAAAAACTTTGGAGAACTCTTTAAACTTCCCTATTTAAAAGGAATAAAAATTAGAGAGGCAATTGGTCATGCCGAAATTTATGAAGACATTGGAGAGGCTGTTGAAAAAAATAAAATCGATTTAATAATTATGGGATCTCATGGCGCAAGCGGGTTCAAGGAAATGTTTATTGGAAGCAATACCGAAAAAGTTGTGCGTACCTCCAAAATTCCTGTGTTGGTTATTAAAAATAAGCATCCTAACTTTAAAATTGACGACTTCGTGTTTGCGACCGATTTTTCGGAAGAATGTCGCAATAGCTTCCAGGAAGCTCAAAAATTTGCAGAAGCTGTAGGAGCAAGACTTCATATGCTGTACATTAATACTCCATCCGATTTCAGAACAAGTGCTGAATCTAAAGAAATGATGTCGAAATTTGTAAAAGGAGCAATTAATGAAAACCTTACGTTGAATGTTTACAATGATACCTCCGTAGAGAAAGGAGTTCTCAGTTTTGCCAAAGATATTAGTGCTCAACTTATTGGCATGAGTACTCATGGCCGTAAAGGGCTCTCACACTTTTTCAACGGAAGCATTAGTGAAGATTTGGTAAACCATGCCAATATGCCCGTGATTACTTTTAAAATTAGATGA
- the nusA gene encoding transcription termination factor NusA, with product MENLALIDSFSEFKDDKLIDRVTLMAILEDVFRNALKKKYGSDDNFDIIINPDKGDLEIWRNRIVVADGEVEDDNAEISLSAARKIEPDFEIGEDVSEEVKLIHLGRRSILALRQNLISKIHEHDNTNIYKQFKELEGEIYTAEVHHIRHRAVILLDDDGNEIILPKDKQIPSDFFRKGDNVRGIIESVELKGNKPTILMSRASPLFLEKLFEQEIPEVFDGLITVKKVVRIPGEKAKVAVDSYDDRIDPVGACVGMKGSRIHGIVRELGNENIDVINYTNNLNLFITRALSPAKVTSIKIDEVKKRAEVILKPEEVSKAIGRGGHNIRLAGQLTGYEIDVLREGAEEDVELREFSDEIEEWIIAEFHKIGLDTAKSVLEHDINDLVKRTDLEEETIQEVINILREEFEE from the coding sequence ATGGAAAATTTAGCGTTAATCGATTCTTTTTCTGAATTTAAAGACGATAAACTGATAGACAGAGTAACGCTTATGGCGATACTGGAAGACGTTTTTAGAAACGCTTTAAAGAAAAAATACGGAAGCGATGATAATTTCGATATTATTATTAACCCGGACAAGGGGGATTTGGAAATTTGGAGAAACCGTATCGTTGTTGCCGATGGTGAGGTAGAAGACGATAACGCCGAAATCTCGTTGTCTGCTGCTCGCAAAATTGAACCCGATTTTGAAATTGGGGAAGATGTATCGGAAGAAGTGAAATTAATACATTTGGGACGTCGTTCCATTTTGGCGTTGCGTCAAAATTTAATTTCAAAAATTCACGAACACGACAATACCAACATTTACAAGCAGTTTAAAGAGCTTGAAGGTGAAATTTATACGGCCGAGGTACACCATATTCGCCATCGTGCGGTTATTTTACTGGATGATGATGGAAATGAAATAATCCTTCCAAAAGACAAACAAATACCTTCCGATTTTTTCAGAAAGGGAGACAATGTTCGCGGAATTATTGAAAGCGTTGAGTTAAAAGGCAACAAGCCAACTATTTTAATGTCGCGCGCAAGTCCGTTGTTCCTTGAAAAATTATTCGAGCAGGAAATCCCTGAAGTATTCGACGGATTAATTACTGTAAAAAAGGTAGTTCGTATTCCCGGAGAAAAGGCAAAAGTAGCAGTAGATTCTTACGACGATCGTATCGATCCGGTAGGTGCTTGTGTAGGTATGAAAGGATCTCGAATTCACGGAATTGTTCGCGAATTAGGGAATGAAAATATCGACGTTATTAATTACACCAACAACCTGAATCTGTTCATCACACGTGCCTTGAGTCCTGCGAAAGTTACTTCCATTAAAATCGATGAGGTGAAGAAAAGAGCCGAAGTGATTTTAAAACCTGAAGAAGTTTCTAAAGCGATTGGCCGTGGAGGTCACAATATTAGATTGGCAGGACAACTTACTGGGTACGAAATCGATGTACTGCGTGAAGGGGCCGAAGAAGATGTAGAATTACGTGAATTCTCCGATGAAATCGAAGAATGGATCATCGCCGAATTCCATAAAATTGGATTGGATACTGCAAAAAGTGTACTGGAACATGACATCAACGATTTGGTGAAACGTACAGATCTTGAAGAAGAAACCATCCAGGAAGTGATTAACATATTACGAGAAGAATTTGAAGAGTAG